The region ACCCCGCGCCTGCCCCGCGTGGCCCCCGCCACGGCCGTCCCCGTCCCCGCCCGGGCCGACGAGCCCGCCTTCCCGCTCGCGACCGTCGCCCGCGCGGCGCCCGCGCGGCGCGACGACGGCGTGGCGCGCCACCTGGCGCTCCTGGAGCTGCGCGCCGCGCTGGCGGCCGCCGCCAACGAGAGCGGGAGCGTGGCGGCGGCGCTGCGCACCTGCCTGCGCGAGTTCTGCGCGCACCTGGAGTGGCCGGTGGGGCGGGCGCTCCTCCTGGACGCCCACGGCGAGCCCGTCGACGCGCCGATCTGGCACGCGGAAGACCCGGCGCGCTTCGACGCCTTCCGCCCCGCGCTGAACGCGCTGAAGCCCGGCGACGGGCGGGGCGTGGGCGCGCGGGCGCTGGCCGCCGGGAAGCCGGTGTGGCTCGACGACCTGCGCACCGACGGCACCTTCGCCGTGAGCCACGCGGGGTGGGAGGCGGGGCTCAAGAGCGCCGTGGCCTTCCCCGTCCCCGCCGGGGGCGGCACCGCCGCGGTGGTGGAGCTGTACTCTGAGCGCGCGGAAGCGGCCGACCCGGCGGTGCTGGACGCCTGCGCCTGGGCCGCGCGGCAGCTCTGCTCGCTGGTGGAGCGGCTGCGCGAGCGGGCCGCCGTGCACGACGCCGCCGAGACGCTGCGCGCCGTGCTCGACGGCTCCCCCGCCCCGGCGGTGGCCTTCGACGCCGCGGGGGGCGTGGCGCTCTGGACCGCGGCCGCCGCGCGGCTGCTGGGCTTCACCGAGCTGGAGGCCGCCGCGCGCCTTTCCGACCCCGCCTCGGACGGCGGGTGGCCGGGGCTGCGCCAGGCGGCGGCCGCCGCGCTCGCCGGCGGGCAGCCCACCTCGGCGTCGCTCCGCTGGCGGCGGCAGGACGGGCGCGGGCTGGACCTGCGCGTGCACTGCGTCCCCCTGCTGGGCGACGACGGCGCCACCCGGGGCGCGGTGGCGCACCTGTGGGACGTCACCGCCGAGACCGAGACCGAGCGCACCCACGAGCAGCTGGTGATGGCCGAGCAGGTGGCGCGGGTGCGGGTGGACGCGCTGGAGCGGCGCGCGGGGCTGCTGGGGCAGGCGGGCGAGCTGCTGGACGCCAGCTTCCAGTACCTGCAGCACGAGCGCTCGCCGATGCTCTCCAGCCTGGCGTACCTGCTGGTGCCCACCCTGGCCGACTTCTGCCGCATCGACCTGGCGCAGCAGGACGGCTCGGTGGCCCGCGTGGCGCTGGTGCACACCGGCCCGCGCGACGACGACGACGACGAGGTGCACCCGGCCGACGAGGACGCCGCCACCCACCCGGTGCTGCGCGTGGTGCGGAGCGGCGCCCCGATCGTGCTCTCCTCGCTCACCCCCGAGGTGCGCCGCTCGCTCTTCCCCACCCCGGAGGCGCTGCGCGGCCTGCCGGACGAGCCGCACGCCTTCGCCTGCGTGCCGCTGCAGGCGCGCGGGCGGACGCTGGGCGCGCTCACCCTGGCCATGACGCAGCCCGGGCGCCAGTTCGACCGCGAGGACCTCTTCCTCACCCACGACCTGGCCCGCCGCACGGCGCTGGCGCTCGACAACGCGCGCCTCTTCCAGCACGCCGAGGCCGCCGCCAGCTGGCGCGAGCAGGTGCTGGCCATCGTCTCGCACGACCTGCGCAACCCGCTGAACGTGATCTCCATCGCCACGGGGGCGCTGCTGCGCGGGTGGCCGGCCGACGCCGAGCGGGTGGCCGAGCGCGGGCAGCTGGCGCTCATCGCGCAGCAGGCCGAGCGGATGCGGGGGCTGGTGGCCGACCTGCTGGACCTGGGGCGGGTGGAGTCGCGCACCTTCTCGGTGGAGACGCGGCCGATCGCGGTGGGGGTGCTGCTCAAGGCCGCGCTCGAGTCGCACCGCCCGCTGGCCGAGCAGAAGGGGATCGCGCTCACCGTCTCGCGCTTCAGCGCCTGCTGCGTGGAGGCCGACGAGCAGCGCGTCTACCAGGTGTTCAGCAACCTGATCGGCAACGCGCTGGCGTACACGCCGCCGGGCGGGTGCATCACCCTGGCCGCGCAGTCCGACGGCGCCGATGTGCGGCTCTCGGTGGCCGACACCGGCCCGGGGATCCCGCAGGCCGACCTGCCGCGCGTGTTCGACCGCTTCTGGCAGGGGAAGAACTCGCGGGGCGGCGCGGGGCTGGGGCTCTCCATCAGCCGGGCGATCGTGGAGGCGCACGGCGGCCGCATCTGGGCCGAGAGCCGCTCCGGCGAGGGCGCCCGCATCGTCTTCACCCTCCCGGTTGCCGACACGGGCAAGTAGTACGGAAGTACGAGAGTACGGAAGTACGAGAGTACGGAAGTACGAGTGCCCGGTCCGCCTCCCGCGGTGCCGGGCACTTTCGCACTCAGGACTTCGCACTTCGCACTGCGGTTCTGGGCGTGTCCCTCCGCTGCGCTCCGGGCCGGGCTGCGCGCGCGGTAGGGCACGATACGACCGTGCCCAACCGCGCCGGGCCACCGCCGCCACGATACCCCTGTGGCGGCGGCGTCCCGGCCCTGTCGGGCGCGCATCCCTCACGCGAACGGCAGGGAACAGGGGATAGGGTACAGGGAACAGCCAGCACCACCCGCCCCCCGTACCGTAAAGTCCACCCTCTCCCGAAGTTGGGAGAGGGTTGCCGCTCTCAGGCGGCGGGTGAGGGCCCCCGCCGCCGCGCCGGGATCCGTCGGAGCGCGCGCAGCCTTTCCGCGCAACCGGCGTCGCGCCAGGCGCCAGGGAGAGGGCGCGCGGCCGCGGCCTCAGTGCCTTCCCCGCCCTCCCGCCATCGCGCGCGCCAACGCCGCCGCGCCGCCGCCGGGAAGGGTGTCCATGGCGCACACCGGGTCGACCTGCGGCGCGGGGGTCCGGCTGGACTGGCCGGGGCGGCTGGGGCGGCTGGGGCGGGGCCGCGGACGGTACTGCGGCGGCGGCGGCGGGGGCGGCGGCGAGCCGTAGAAGCGGCAGCACCCGCTCGCGCAGGCCATCCACCCGTACTGCAGCTCCTCCTCCTCGTCGTCCTCGGGGATCGAGTCGGCCTGCGTGCGCGGCCGGTACCACGCCTCGGGCCGCTTCGAGTTGTGGCCGTCGGGGCAGAAGCGGAAGAAGAGGCCGGTGGCCTGCGACTGCCGCA is a window of Longimicrobium sp. DNA encoding:
- a CDS encoding ATP-binding protein → MRAPRRNRPVLRWELSDTFPGHALAKAARDALQGRVGLLWLAGAHPRGWRVPDGPPPQWDALAADPLVRHVVDSGQALALADLRAEPRFAAGLLAGELGAVACAAVPLRVPGGGRAAAGLLAVLDVEPRDWNGELEALFALGGRVEAALPPLLRGARARATPRLPRVAPATAVPVPARADEPAFPLATVARAAPARRDDGVARHLALLELRAALAAAANESGSVAAALRTCLREFCAHLEWPVGRALLLDAHGEPVDAPIWHAEDPARFDAFRPALNALKPGDGRGVGARALAAGKPVWLDDLRTDGTFAVSHAGWEAGLKSAVAFPVPAGGGTAAVVELYSERAEAADPAVLDACAWAARQLCSLVERLRERAAVHDAAETLRAVLDGSPAPAVAFDAAGGVALWTAAAARLLGFTELEAAARLSDPASDGGWPGLRQAAAAALAGGQPTSASLRWRRQDGRGLDLRVHCVPLLGDDGATRGAVAHLWDVTAETETERTHEQLVMAEQVARVRVDALERRAGLLGQAGELLDASFQYLQHERSPMLSSLAYLLVPTLADFCRIDLAQQDGSVARVALVHTGPRDDDDDEVHPADEDAATHPVLRVVRSGAPIVLSSLTPEVRRSLFPTPEALRGLPDEPHAFACVPLQARGRTLGALTLAMTQPGRQFDREDLFLTHDLARRTALALDNARLFQHAEAAASWREQVLAIVSHDLRNPLNVISIATGALLRGWPADAERVAERGQLALIAQQAERMRGLVADLLDLGRVESRTFSVETRPIAVGVLLKAALESHRPLAEQKGIALTVSRFSACCVEADEQRVYQVFSNLIGNALAYTPPGGCITLAAQSDGADVRLSVADTGPGIPQADLPRVFDRFWQGKNSRGGAGLGLSISRAIVEAHGGRIWAESRSGEGARIVFTLPVADTGK